One window of the Ureibacillus sp. FSL W7-1570 genome contains the following:
- a CDS encoding metal-sensitive transcriptional regulator: MKYDTKTINRVKRIEGQIRGILRMMEEGKDCKEVVTQLSAVRSAVDRTIGVIVSNNLIECMNKSKAEDMDELVQEAINLIVKSR; the protein is encoded by the coding sequence TTGAAATACGATACGAAGACAATAAACCGTGTGAAGCGTATTGAAGGACAAATACGCGGGATTCTGCGCATGATGGAAGAAGGGAAAGACTGTAAAGAGGTCGTCACTCAGCTTAGCGCCGTCCGTTCCGCAGTGGACCGTACCATCGGCGTGATTGTGAGCAACAACTTGATCGAATGCATGAATAAAAGCAAAGCGGAAGATATGGATGAATTGGTGCAAGAAGCGATTAATTTAATTGTCAAAAGCCGTTAG
- a CDS encoding rhodanese-like domain-containing protein, giving the protein MEWILLAIVAAFIIWRLKPANVNTISANELKNILQDKDKIFIDVRTPAEYRAKHIPQFQNLPLGSDFSKLPKDKEIIVICQSGMRSGQACKQLKKLGYERVTNVRGGMNAWR; this is encoded by the coding sequence ATGGAGTGGATCCTCTTAGCGATTGTTGCCGCATTCATTATATGGCGCTTGAAGCCGGCGAATGTGAACACCATTTCCGCAAACGAATTGAAAAATATTCTGCAGGATAAGGACAAAATATTTATTGATGTAAGGACACCGGCGGAATACAGAGCAAAACATATTCCGCAATTTCAAAATTTGCCTTTGGGATCGGACTTTTCTAAACTTCCCAAAGATAAAGAAATCATTGTCATTTGCCAAAGTGGCATGAGAAGCGGTCAAGCCTGCAAGCAATTAAAAAAGTTGGGGTATGAGCGCGTCACAAATGTCCGTGGCGGCATGAATGCATGGAGATGA
- a CDS encoding rhodanese-like domain-containing protein has protein sequence MKEITPKEVQQRLEAGETLNIIDVREVHEYQGGHIPGAVNIPLGLLPIRMNELSKDKPYIVVCLAGGRSAQATELLDRNGFDATNMLGGMSAWEGEVE, from the coding sequence ATGAAAGAAATTACACCGAAAGAAGTTCAGCAACGTTTGGAAGCGGGAGAGACATTGAATATTATCGATGTCCGTGAAGTGCATGAATATCAAGGAGGGCATATTCCGGGAGCCGTCAATATTCCATTAGGATTGCTTCCAATAAGAATGAATGAACTTTCCAAAGACAAACCATATATTGTGGTGTGTTTGGCAGGCGGCCGCAGCGCCCAAGCGACAGAGCTGTTGGATCGAAATGGATTTGATGCTACCAATATGTTGGGCGGCATGAGCGCCTGGGAAGGGGAAGTGGAATAG
- a CDS encoding IS1182 family transposase: protein MFKYYNMNQLVLPLDLEIKLQENDIAFHIHHLVESIPDEAFQPFLRNTGCPAYHPRMMLKIILCAYSQSVFSGRKIEALLKDSIRMMWLAQGYEPSYRTINRFRVHPEVKELIRQCFVQFRCQLVEEKLIDQEAIFIDGTKIEANANKFTFVWKKSIEKYNQNLIEKSNQLYNELLEKEIIPEMERENEGELSVEELAQMVQQVDEVIKEYDQKIETSPDATERKALRSERKYPKQAYKQLIDFILRKQKYQKDLDILGERNSYSKTDLDATFMRMKDDYMKNGQLKAGYNVQIATEGQYALAYSIFPNPTDTRTLIPFLNKIEKDYFPLPKYIVADAGYGSEQNYEDILSNRKCEALIPYTMYEKEQKKKYKQNPFHPDNWMYDEESDTYICPNQQRVTFRYRSVRTDKTGFKRELKIYECENCSGCPFRSSCTKAKEGNHRKVMVNEKWEQQKEYVRAKLSEEKAGSIFRQRKIDVEPVFGFLKANLRFTRFSVRGKSKVENEMGIALMAVNLRKYTANKDQLTKNNGDKWKKENLSWLKFSFFLSRS from the coding sequence ATGTTCAAATATTATAACATGAATCAATTAGTTTTGCCTCTAGATTTAGAAATAAAATTACAAGAAAATGATATTGCCTTCCACATTCACCATTTAGTTGAAAGTATTCCAGATGAAGCCTTCCAGCCGTTTCTTCGAAATACAGGTTGTCCTGCTTATCATCCACGCATGATGCTAAAAATTATTTTGTGTGCCTATTCGCAGTCTGTCTTTTCAGGTCGAAAAATTGAAGCGCTATTAAAGGACAGTATACGAATGATGTGGTTGGCACAAGGATATGAACCAAGTTATCGGACGATCAATCGTTTTCGTGTGCATCCGGAAGTAAAAGAATTAATTCGTCAATGTTTTGTCCAATTCCGTTGCCAACTGGTGGAAGAAAAGTTAATCGATCAAGAAGCCATTTTTATCGATGGTACGAAGATTGAAGCGAATGCCAATAAATTTACTTTCGTATGGAAGAAATCCATTGAAAAATACAACCAAAACTTAATTGAAAAGTCCAATCAGTTATACAACGAACTATTAGAAAAAGAAATCATCCCTGAAATGGAGCGGGAAAATGAGGGAGAACTGTCCGTTGAAGAACTCGCTCAAATGGTGCAACAAGTCGATGAAGTCATTAAGGAATATGACCAAAAGATAGAAACATCGCCCGATGCCACAGAACGAAAAGCATTAAGAAGCGAACGAAAATATCCAAAACAAGCGTACAAACAATTAATAGACTTCATTCTACGAAAACAAAAATACCAAAAAGACTTGGACATCTTGGGGGAACGGAACAGTTATTCCAAAACAGACTTAGATGCGACGTTCATGCGAATGAAAGACGACTATATGAAAAACGGTCAATTGAAGGCTGGATACAACGTACAAATCGCAACAGAAGGTCAATACGCACTAGCTTATAGCATCTTTCCAAATCCTACTGATACACGTACATTAATTCCGTTCTTGAATAAGATAGAAAAGGATTATTTTCCGTTGCCAAAGTATATTGTCGCAGATGCTGGTTATGGTAGTGAACAAAACTATGAAGACATCCTTTCGAATCGAAAATGTGAGGCACTCATTCCATATACCATGTATGAGAAAGAACAAAAGAAGAAATATAAACAAAATCCATTTCATCCAGACAATTGGATGTACGACGAAGAAAGTGATACCTACATTTGTCCAAATCAGCAGCGAGTAACCTTCCGTTATCGTTCTGTACGTACAGATAAGACTGGTTTCAAACGAGAATTGAAAATCTATGAATGTGAAAACTGTTCAGGATGTCCATTTCGTTCATCATGCACAAAAGCAAAGGAAGGCAATCACCGAAAGGTCATGGTGAATGAAAAATGGGAACAACAAAAAGAATATGTAAGAGCGAAGCTTTCAGAAGAAAAAGCTGGTTCTATTTTCCGTCAACGTAAAATAGACGTAGAACCAGTTTTTGGATTCTTGAAGGCTAATTTGCGTTTCACTCGATTTTCCGTTCGAGGAAAATCGAAAGTGGAAAATGAAATGGGCATTGCCTTAATGGCCGTGAATTTACGAAAATACACGGCCAACAAAGATCAACTAACCAAAAATAATGGGGATAAATGGAAAAAGGAGAATTTGAGTTGGCTCAAATTCTCCTTTTTCCTATCTAGAAGCTAG
- a CDS encoding metalloregulator ArsR/SmtB family transcription factor — translation MPEEISICEVTYVDEEKVARIQNQLAHQNPLEVAKLFKALADETRIKIAYALALEDELCVCDVANVINASTATASHHLRLLKNLGLAKMRKEGKFVYYSLTDECVKRLIEIAFHHQQEVAIDE, via the coding sequence TTGCCGGAAGAAATCAGCATTTGTGAAGTGACGTATGTCGATGAAGAAAAAGTGGCGAGAATTCAAAATCAATTAGCCCATCAAAACCCTCTGGAAGTGGCGAAACTTTTTAAAGCATTGGCGGATGAAACACGAATCAAAATCGCTTATGCCTTGGCATTGGAAGATGAGCTGTGCGTTTGCGACGTTGCCAATGTTATTAACGCATCCACTGCAACCGCGTCCCACCATTTGAGATTATTAAAAAATTTGGGGCTTGCAAAGATGAGGAAAGAAGGGAAATTTGTTTATTATTCCTTGACGGATGAATGTGTGAAGCGATTGATTGAAATCGCCTTCCATCATCAACAAGAGGTGGCAATAGATGAGTGA
- a CDS encoding heavy metal translocating P-type ATPase, with the protein MSEMKQIYRVEGFTCANCAGKFEQNVKTLPGVQDAKVNFGASKITVVGHATVEELEKAGAFENLKVYPEKRAEKHPETGRKKQVSFFEKHHPLLYSGLLIALGAISIFINGEENLITALLFISSILIGGFSLLKTGLNNLIRLDFDMRTLMTIAIIGATIIGEWAEAAVVVVLFAISEALERHSMDKARKSIKSLMEIAPNEATVYRNGKETVVPVEEVVIGDIMIVKPGQKVAMDGIVIKGSSSVNEAAITGESIPAAKQPGDEVFAGTLNEEGHLEVKVTKYVEDTTISKIIELVEEAQAERAPAQTFVDQFAKYYTPAIMAVAFLVAIVPPLLWGGDWMDWVYQGLSVLVVGCPCALVISTPISIVSAIGSAAKKGVLIKGGIYLEELGSLKAIAFDKTGTLTKGAPVVTDFIMLSDKIHEKEALSIACALEERSNHPIARAFVKKAEGLGVEPLNHDIENFKAITGKGVQGTIAGTTYSIGSPVWFAGRVTEEIEKKVASLQNDGKTVILFGTEKEIYAIFAALDEVRHSSKEVVRKLHEMGIQKTLMLTGDNAKTAAAIGRAVGISEVKAELLPEEKLEHVKGLGKAYGKVAMVGDGVNDAPALAASTVGIAMGSAGSDTALETADVALMADDLGKLPFAIKLSRKTLAVIKANIAFALGVKLLALLLVVPGWLTLWIAIFSDMGATLLVSLNSMRLLRVKE; encoded by the coding sequence ATGAGTGAAATGAAACAGATTTATCGTGTAGAGGGTTTTACATGTGCGAATTGCGCAGGGAAATTCGAGCAGAACGTGAAGACATTGCCGGGTGTGCAGGATGCGAAAGTGAATTTTGGCGCATCGAAAATTACCGTTGTTGGGCATGCGACAGTGGAAGAACTGGAAAAAGCGGGGGCTTTTGAAAACTTAAAAGTCTATCCGGAAAAACGGGCGGAAAAGCATCCGGAAACGGGGCGTAAAAAACAAGTATCTTTTTTTGAAAAACATCATCCGTTATTATACTCCGGCCTGTTGATCGCGCTAGGAGCAATTTCCATATTCATCAATGGGGAAGAGAATCTAATCACCGCATTATTATTTATTTCTTCCATCCTCATTGGCGGCTTTTCGTTGTTGAAGACCGGGCTCAATAATTTAATCCGTCTCGATTTCGATATGCGGACACTGATGACGATTGCCATCATCGGGGCAACGATCATCGGGGAATGGGCGGAAGCGGCGGTGGTGGTCGTTTTATTTGCCATCAGCGAAGCCCTTGAGCGCCATTCGATGGACAAAGCGAGAAAATCAATTAAATCATTAATGGAAATTGCACCGAATGAAGCGACTGTTTATCGAAATGGGAAAGAGACGGTTGTTCCCGTTGAAGAAGTGGTGATTGGCGACATCATGATTGTAAAGCCCGGGCAGAAAGTGGCAATGGATGGCATTGTCATAAAGGGGTCTTCTTCCGTCAACGAAGCCGCCATCACCGGAGAATCGATTCCGGCGGCAAAACAGCCAGGAGATGAAGTGTTTGCGGGAACGTTGAATGAAGAAGGACATTTGGAAGTCAAAGTGACAAAATATGTGGAAGATACGACGATTTCCAAAATTATTGAACTCGTAGAAGAAGCCCAGGCGGAACGGGCCCCTGCACAAACGTTTGTCGATCAATTTGCCAAATATTACACACCGGCGATTATGGCTGTTGCATTTCTTGTTGCGATTGTGCCGCCGTTACTTTGGGGTGGCGATTGGATGGATTGGGTATATCAAGGATTGTCCGTATTGGTTGTCGGATGCCCGTGTGCCCTTGTTATTTCAACACCGATTTCCATTGTTTCGGCCATTGGCTCCGCAGCGAAAAAAGGAGTGCTGATTAAGGGCGGCATTTATTTGGAAGAATTGGGGTCCTTGAAAGCAATCGCCTTTGATAAAACAGGGACGTTGACAAAGGGGGCGCCTGTGGTCACTGATTTTATCATGTTAAGTGATAAAATCCATGAGAAAGAAGCGCTTTCGATTGCCTGCGCTTTGGAAGAACGTTCGAATCATCCGATTGCCCGTGCGTTCGTCAAGAAAGCGGAAGGGCTTGGAGTGGAACCTCTTAATCATGATATAGAGAATTTCAAGGCCATCACCGGAAAAGGTGTTCAAGGGACGATAGCCGGAACAACGTATTCCATCGGCAGCCCTGTTTGGTTTGCCGGCCGGGTGACGGAAGAGATTGAAAAGAAAGTGGCATCCCTTCAAAACGATGGGAAAACGGTAATATTATTCGGCACGGAAAAGGAGATTTATGCAATTTTTGCCGCTCTTGATGAAGTGCGCCATTCCAGCAAAGAAGTTGTTCGTAAGCTCCATGAAATGGGTATCCAAAAGACGCTGATGCTCACGGGAGACAATGCAAAGACAGCCGCAGCCATCGGAAGGGCGGTCGGCATTTCAGAAGTGAAGGCGGAATTGTTGCCAGAGGAGAAATTGGAGCATGTAAAAGGATTGGGCAAAGCATACGGCAAGGTGGCGATGGTTGGAGACGGGGTCAATGATGCCCCTGCTTTGGCAGCATCCACAGTGGGAATCGCCATGGGCAGCGCAGGTTCGGATACAGCTTTGGAAACGGCCGATGTGGCGCTGATGGCCGATGATTTGGGGAAACTTCCTTTTGCCATCAAGCTTAGCCGGAAAACATTGGCCGTAATCAAGGCAAATATTGCATTTGCATTGGGCGTGAAGCTTCTCGCTTTGCTGCTGGTGGTGCCTGGCTGGCTGACTTTATGGATTGCGATTTTTTCGGATATGGGCGCAACGCTTTTAGTATCCTTGAATAGTATGAGATTATTGAGAGTAAAAGAATGA
- a CDS encoding TetR/AcrR family transcriptional regulator, whose translation MPKLVDHEERRKIIAKATWNVIAREGLGGASVRSIAKEANLSLGAVRHYFETQEELLEFAMQLVEEQVTERIMGHLQSPLPPKEQVLNILMELITPEEKKVEMQVWLEYVSYKIRKKELQKESVHEAISEILHRLKKAGMLKEEIVLEEEIVFLHALIDGLALHILMGLVPIERERIRYLLRKELDRIFVE comes from the coding sequence ATGCCAAAACTAGTTGACCATGAAGAGAGAAGAAAAATCATCGCAAAAGCAACGTGGAATGTGATTGCAAGGGAGGGGCTTGGCGGCGCTTCTGTTCGTTCCATTGCAAAGGAGGCGAATCTTTCACTGGGAGCAGTGCGTCATTATTTCGAGACGCAGGAAGAACTGTTGGAATTTGCGATGCAGCTCGTTGAAGAACAAGTAACGGAACGAATCATGGGCCACCTGCAAAGTCCGCTTCCACCAAAGGAACAAGTACTCAATATATTGATGGAGTTGATCACACCGGAAGAAAAGAAAGTGGAAATGCAAGTATGGCTGGAATATGTTTCATATAAAATCCGCAAAAAAGAGCTGCAAAAAGAATCGGTTCATGAAGCGATTTCGGAAATTTTGCATCGTTTAAAGAAAGCGGGGATGCTAAAAGAAGAAATTGTTTTAGAAGAAGAAATTGTGTTTTTGCATGCGTTAATTGATGGACTTGCGTTACATATTTTAATGGGATTGGTTCCTATTGAAAGGGAACGCATACGCTATTTATTGAGAAAAGAATTGGACCGCATTTTTGTGGAGTAG
- a CDS encoding glycerophosphodiester phosphodiesterase gives MQIFAHRGYSSKYPENTLAAFQAAAKLDITGVELDVHLTKDRELVVIHDEKINRTSNGKGFVKDMTLKELRKFDFGSWFHKNFRGEKIPTLAEVLDLFKDTHHKINIELKSDKLIYPGLEEMVLKEVENFRLKDRVIISSFDHEAVKRMVGLAPDIESAPLFSYSILNMKWYRTLFPAKALHVAYRAVARRPVLEAIKAGIPVRVYTINNKEQVEVLRHLGVEGIFTDCPEEMNEMLKQPK, from the coding sequence ATGCAAATTTTTGCCCATCGAGGCTATTCATCAAAGTATCCTGAAAATACGCTCGCAGCCTTTCAAGCGGCAGCAAAACTGGACATTACCGGAGTGGAGTTGGATGTTCATCTGACAAAAGACCGGGAATTGGTGGTCATCCACGATGAAAAAATCAACCGCACGTCCAATGGAAAAGGCTTTGTTAAAGATATGACCCTGAAAGAATTGCGCAAGTTCGATTTTGGATCCTGGTTTCACAAAAATTTCCGCGGCGAAAAAATCCCGACATTGGCGGAGGTGTTGGATCTCTTTAAAGATACGCACCACAAAATTAATATTGAATTGAAGTCCGACAAATTGATATATCCAGGGCTCGAAGAAATGGTGCTGAAAGAAGTGGAAAACTTCCGGTTAAAGGACCGGGTCATTATTTCATCCTTCGATCATGAAGCCGTCAAGCGGATGGTCGGGTTGGCACCGGATATTGAAAGTGCCCCGCTGTTTTCCTACAGCATTTTGAATATGAAATGGTACCGCACTTTATTTCCTGCCAAGGCCCTTCACGTCGCATACAGGGCGGTGGCCCGGCGTCCGGTGCTGGAGGCCATCAAAGCAGGGATTCCGGTTCGGGTATATACCATCAATAATAAAGAACAAGTGGAAGTGTTGCGGCATTTGGGAGTTGAAGGGATATTTACCGATTGTCCGGAAGAAATGAACGAAATGCTTAAACAGCCCAAATAA
- a CDS encoding DMT family transporter, whose translation MKSASYAKYILALLLFGSNGIVASYILLNSYEIVYLRTFIGGIFLVLIFVLTKQKARFWKNKKHFLYLVISGVSLGASWLFLFEAYNRIGVSIATLAYYCGPIIVMMLSPLLFKEKMTSSKVIGFFSVILGLFCVNSHAFLEGEISWGLIFGILSAIMYAAIIIFNKKAVSVSGLENATCQLVIGFITVAVFMGVKQGFFVHVEEGNWLPVLVLGIVNTGIGCYLYFSSIGHLPVQSVSILGYLDPLSALVFSALFLDETLSFVQMIGAAFILGGAAYGELYRPGKRQWAVDGKKA comes from the coding sequence ATGAAGTCGGCCTCATATGCGAAATATATACTTGCATTGCTGCTATTCGGTTCAAACGGGATTGTGGCAAGCTATATTTTATTGAACAGTTATGAAATCGTTTATTTGCGGACGTTTATTGGCGGCATTTTCCTTGTGTTGATTTTTGTGCTGACAAAACAAAAGGCCAGGTTCTGGAAAAATAAGAAACACTTTCTGTACTTGGTGATTTCCGGTGTATCCCTTGGAGCAAGCTGGCTGTTTTTATTTGAAGCATACAATCGAATCGGGGTAAGCATTGCCACTTTGGCATATTATTGCGGTCCCATCATCGTCATGATGCTGTCGCCGCTCCTATTTAAGGAAAAGATGACAAGCTCGAAAGTCATCGGCTTTTTCTCTGTCATCCTCGGGCTGTTTTGCGTCAACAGCCATGCGTTTCTTGAAGGGGAAATTTCATGGGGATTAATTTTCGGAATCTTATCGGCCATCATGTATGCGGCCATCATAATCTTCAATAAAAAAGCTGTCAGCGTTTCGGGGCTTGAAAATGCCACATGCCAACTGGTCATCGGCTTTATCACGGTCGCTGTGTTTATGGGCGTGAAGCAGGGGTTTTTCGTCCATGTGGAGGAAGGAAATTGGCTGCCAGTCCTTGTTTTGGGCATTGTAAATACAGGAATCGGCTGCTATCTTTATTTTTCGTCCATTGGCCATTTGCCTGTCCAGTCGGTGTCGATTCTGGGCTATTTGGATCCCCTTTCCGCCCTGGTCTTTTCCGCTTTATTTTTGGATGAAACGTTAAGTTTCGTGCAAATGATCGGTGCCGCGTTCATTTTAGGAGGCGCGGCATACGGGGAATTGTATCGGCCGGGAAAACGCCAATGGGCAGTTGACGGGAAAAAGGCATAG
- a CDS encoding DUF2804 domain-containing protein — translation MVQHAEREIREWTRLCDKKGNLNPAAIGYAKKPIIECNLSGHFMRKKKWNYWCCYGEDILFSVTVCHFDYAVSCFVYFLEYETQRFFEKMVTIPLGVVKKLKMPTQVLDPVRFTNSEMNVNISHIQNQTLLTVNCDNFDNEPLNVNLKILHPVDDESLNVVVPWNRQTFQFTAKHHILPTKGFVKLGNKRYEFHEDDCFSVLDFGRGVWPREVVWNWANASQRLRNHRVGLNFGGKWTDGTGMTENAIFVDGKMTKIHEDVIFEYDRSNFKKPWYVTTKFSDAVMLTFHPFFERVAKTDLKLVQSEVHQLVGYYNGKVKLEDGSILMIQQMLGCIEEHVAKW, via the coding sequence TTGGTGCAGCATGCTGAAAGAGAAATCCGTGAATGGACCCGTTTATGCGATAAAAAGGGAAATTTGAATCCGGCTGCGATTGGTTATGCCAAAAAACCAATTATTGAATGCAATCTATCGGGCCATTTTATGCGGAAAAAGAAATGGAATTATTGGTGCTGTTACGGCGAGGATATTTTATTTTCCGTGACGGTTTGTCACTTTGATTATGCCGTTTCTTGTTTTGTCTACTTTTTGGAGTATGAAACCCAACGATTTTTTGAAAAAATGGTCACCATTCCTTTAGGTGTTGTCAAAAAACTAAAAATGCCTACCCAGGTGCTTGACCCTGTCCGGTTTACAAACAGCGAAATGAACGTCAATATCTCGCATATCCAAAATCAAACCTTGCTGACAGTCAATTGTGATAACTTTGACAACGAACCCCTTAACGTCAATTTAAAGATTTTGCACCCCGTTGACGATGAATCGTTGAATGTGGTAGTGCCTTGGAACCGGCAAACGTTCCAATTTACTGCCAAGCATCACATCCTGCCTACCAAAGGATTTGTCAAACTTGGAAACAAGCGCTATGAATTTCATGAGGACGATTGTTTCAGCGTATTGGACTTTGGCCGGGGAGTTTGGCCAAGGGAGGTCGTTTGGAATTGGGCAAATGCTTCACAACGCCTTCGCAATCATCGGGTGGGACTGAATTTTGGCGGCAAATGGACGGATGGCACTGGAATGACGGAGAACGCCATATTCGTCGATGGCAAAATGACCAAAATCCACGAAGACGTAATTTTCGAATATGATCGTTCCAATTTCAAAAAGCCATGGTATGTGACGACAAAATTTTCCGATGCCGTCATGCTCACTTTCCACCCATTTTTTGAAAGAGTGGCAAAAACGGACCTGAAGCTTGTGCAATCAGAAGTGCATCAGCTAGTCGGTTATTATAACGGCAAAGTCAAATTGGAAGATGGCAGCATTCTGATGATTCAACAAATGTTGGGATGCATTGAGGAACATGTGGCAAAGTGGTGA
- a CDS encoding amidase domain-containing protein codes for MYYDRDAAVQYAKTWWNSFNPNYPVFTVDCTNFVSQALRAGGAPMSGYPNRGKGWWITDGWKAGAREYHYPRETWSYSWSVAHSLRWYLESAKTGLTAKRVYSPSELEPGDVIFYDFQGDGVIDHSVIVTSVFDGVPYVHAHTGPSANRHYDYSDSYAYTPNIQYYFFKIDDIFY; via the coding sequence ATTTATTATGATCGGGATGCAGCTGTCCAATACGCGAAAACTTGGTGGAATTCCTTTAATCCCAATTACCCCGTGTTTACGGTTGATTGCACGAACTTTGTCTCACAAGCGTTAAGAGCAGGGGGAGCGCCAATGTCCGGTTATCCGAACCGCGGCAAAGGTTGGTGGATTACGGATGGTTGGAAAGCTGGGGCGAGAGAATACCATTATCCCCGGGAAACCTGGAGTTATAGTTGGTCTGTTGCGCATAGTTTGAGATGGTATTTGGAAAGTGCCAAAACGGGACTGACGGCGAAACGGGTTTATTCGCCTTCCGAATTGGAACCTGGAGATGTGATTTTTTACGACTTCCAAGGGGATGGAGTCATTGACCACAGCGTAATCGTCACGAGTGTGTTTGACGGCGTCCCTTACGTTCATGCCCATACAGGACCCAGCGCCAATCGCCACTACGATTATTCAGATTCCTATGCTTATACGCCAAATATTCAATATTATTTCTTTAAAATTGATGATATATTCTATTAA
- a CDS encoding nitroreductase translates to MNDQALTVREAIIGRRSIKKFNGQPVDRADLFQIIDDAVWAPNHQNREPWQLIVACGKELKKLHELLRNTTIPDWRTLPEEEVEKRMQKFTTPGGYVFVIVPEDSRQKERLEDFAAACALIQNMMLLAWDYGIGSCWKTPEFLDKPSFREALGVKPGERIVGMVQFGYFDELPKGKERKKSDEIVTIFGSDEEENEEE, encoded by the coding sequence ATGAATGACCAAGCATTAACCGTAAGAGAAGCCATTATTGGCAGACGGTCAATAAAAAAATTCAACGGACAGCCTGTAGACCGAGCAGATTTGTTTCAGATCATAGATGATGCTGTATGGGCACCAAACCATCAAAACCGGGAACCATGGCAACTCATTGTTGCATGCGGCAAAGAGCTGAAAAAGCTTCACGAATTGCTCAGAAATACGACGATACCGGATTGGAGAACGTTGCCGGAAGAAGAAGTGGAAAAGCGCATGCAAAAATTCACAACGCCAGGTGGTTATGTATTTGTCATCGTACCTGAAGATTCCCGTCAGAAAGAACGTTTGGAAGACTTTGCGGCGGCATGTGCACTGATTCAAAATATGATGCTGCTTGCCTGGGATTACGGCATCGGCAGCTGCTGGAAAACTCCGGAGTTTTTGGATAAACCATCATTCCGTGAAGCATTGGGCGTAAAACCTGGCGAACGCATTGTGGGCATGGTGCAATTCGGTTATTTCGATGAGCTTCCAAAAGGAAAAGAGCGTAAAAAATCCGATGAAATCGTAACAATCTTCGGTTCCGATGAAGAGGAAAATGAAGAAGAATAG
- a CDS encoding fructosamine kinase family protein, which yields MISKGLQMISPEENIQKISPVSGGDSNQAFYVQTNEREYFVKLNQQMKIGYFKFEERGLKMIQATNTINVPDVLGCLEAEGVPMLWLEWIEGKRIHDTDVLLGERLAAMHLAEEKGYGFDGESYIGKLPQQNRLMDDWVEYYRDVRLAGQWKRGKANGRIGQAREKRLVKLMERLDEWIPRKPKSCLLHGDLWGGNWMTGPGGTPYLIDPAVLFGDHEMDLAFTELFGGFSRKFYEAYQSVFPLSPEYEERKELYQLYYLLVHLNLFGESYGPSVDRILRRYMG from the coding sequence ATGATCAGTAAAGGTCTGCAAATGATTTCTCCTGAAGAAAACATCCAGAAGATTTCCCCGGTTTCCGGCGGTGACAGTAATCAAGCATTTTATGTGCAAACAAATGAACGCGAATATTTCGTGAAGTTGAATCAACAGATGAAAATTGGGTATTTCAAATTTGAAGAGCGCGGTTTGAAAATGATTCAGGCGACAAATACAATTAATGTACCGGACGTCTTAGGCTGCCTGGAAGCAGAAGGGGTGCCAATGCTTTGGCTGGAATGGATTGAAGGGAAACGGATCCATGATACAGATGTGCTATTAGGCGAACGTCTTGCGGCCATGCATCTTGCTGAAGAGAAAGGGTATGGATTCGATGGAGAAAGTTATATTGGCAAACTGCCGCAGCAAAATCGATTGATGGACGATTGGGTGGAATATTACCGCGATGTCCGCTTAGCCGGCCAATGGAAGCGGGGCAAGGCGAATGGGAGAATTGGACAAGCCCGTGAGAAAAGGTTAGTGAAATTGATGGAAAGGCTGGATGAATGGATTCCAAGGAAACCAAAGTCCTGTTTATTGCACGGCGATCTGTGGGGAGGAAACTGGATGACGGGGCCAGGTGGAACTCCATATTTGATCGATCCGGCAGTCCTGTTTGGCGATCACGAAATGGATCTTGCTTTTACGGAATTGTTTGGCGGCTTTTCCCGGAAGTTTTATGAAGCCTATCAGTCGGTGTTCCCGCTTTCGCCGGAATATGAAGAAAGAAAAGAATTGTATCAGCTTTATTATTTATTGGTGCATTTGAATTTATTTGGGGAATCATACGGTCCATCGGTGGACCGGATATTGCGGAGATATATGGGGTAA